In Elusimicrobiota bacterium, a single window of DNA contains:
- the nadD gene encoding nicotinate-nucleotide adenylyltransferase has product MKIALFGGTFNPIHLGHLILAESARVQFQLGRVLFIPAGHPPHKQEILISAHHRLAMIRLAVRGNPFFQVSDWEARQERSVYTCETLDYFLQDRRHEWFFLMGSDSLSRIHTWRSGAALLDRCSFLIAERPEKPWGSLPALLRRKTRLIHSPPVAMASQEIRYRVGAGGSIRYHVPEAVARYIQRHRLYRGKGSV; this is encoded by the coding sequence ATGAAGATTGCCTTATTCGGCGGAACCTTTAATCCCATCCATCTCGGACATCTGATTCTGGCCGAATCGGCGCGCGTGCAGTTTCAACTGGGGCGAGTCCTTTTTATCCCCGCCGGCCATCCTCCACACAAGCAAGAGATTTTGATCAGTGCCCATCACCGGCTGGCCATGATCCGGCTGGCGGTTCGAGGGAATCCTTTTTTTCAAGTCAGCGATTGGGAGGCGCGCCAGGAGCGGTCCGTGTATACCTGTGAGACGCTGGATTACTTTCTTCAGGACCGCCGTCATGAATGGTTTTTTCTGATGGGGTCGGACTCCCTGAGTCGGATTCATACGTGGCGTTCGGGTGCGGCCTTGCTGGACCGCTGTTCCTTTCTGATTGCCGAACGGCCGGAAAAACCCTGGGGTTCGCTCCCGGCCCTCTTGCGTCGCAAAACCCGGTTGATCCACTCGCCTCCCGTGGCAATGGCCAGCCAGGAGATCCGCTATCGAGTGGGGGCGGGCGGTTCGATCCGCTACCACGTTCCTGAGGCGGTTGCCCGCTACATCCAGCGTCACCGGTTGTATCGAGGGAAGGGATCCGTATGA